In Bartonella bovis 91-4, the following proteins share a genomic window:
- a CDS encoding type II toxin-antitoxin system HicA family toxin: MIAKLKYDGFKLVKVKSSHHKFKKNGQVIIAPHSKKNLPIGTAHSIAQQAGWLKKGKEE; the protein is encoded by the coding sequence ATCATTGCAAAATTGAAGTACGACGGCTTTAAGCTTGTTAAAGTAAAAAGTTCTCATCATAAATTTAAAAAAAATGGTCAAGTAATTATTGCTCCTCATTCTAAAAAAAACCTTCCAATCGGTACAGCGCATTCCATTGCACAACAAGCGGGCTGGTTAAAAAAAGGAAAAGAAGAATGA